A stretch of the Archangium violaceum genome encodes the following:
- a CDS encoding ActD-like protein, with translation MRPPYRTPDWLLERIALGELPPEMLAAARVRLLEEPDGAARLAALEADTAAILARLPPSEVARRVESRVRVQRARGERPSRSFLPAFALVPALAVAGLAVLARPQVSAPVGPAVELEETRLKGLGARLTVHRQHADAAEELADGALAAPGDVVQLAYVAAGQAHGVILSVDGRGTITLHAPESGTASVPLAPSGTHVLPGAYALDDAPGFERFFLVTAEAPFALDEVLAAARSLATHPEARTSRLPLPSRYMQTSFLLEKSSP, from the coding sequence ATGCGTCCCCCCTATCGCACCCCCGATTGGTTGCTCGAACGGATCGCCCTCGGAGAGCTCCCCCCCGAGATGCTCGCCGCCGCCAGGGTCCGTCTCCTCGAGGAGCCGGACGGCGCCGCCCGGCTCGCCGCGCTCGAGGCCGACACCGCCGCCATCCTCGCCCGGCTCCCACCCTCGGAAGTAGCCCGACGGGTGGAGTCCCGGGTCCGCGTCCAGCGGGCTCGCGGGGAGCGTCCCTCCCGCTCCTTTCTTCCCGCCTTCGCCCTCGTGCCGGCGCTCGCGGTCGCGGGCCTCGCCGTCCTCGCGCGGCCCCAGGTCTCCGCCCCGGTGGGCCCCGCGGTGGAGCTGGAGGAGACGCGGTTGAAGGGCCTGGGGGCCCGGCTCACCGTCCACCGCCAGCACGCCGACGCCGCCGAGGAGCTCGCGGATGGGGCGCTCGCGGCTCCCGGGGACGTGGTGCAGCTGGCCTACGTGGCCGCGGGCCAGGCGCATGGCGTCATCCTCTCCGTGGACGGACGGGGCACCATCACCCTGCATGCCCCCGAGTCCGGTACCGCCTCGGTGCCGCTCGCGCCCTCCGGCACCCACGTGCTGCCCGGCGCCTACGCCCTGGACGACGCGCCCGGCTTCGAGCGCTTCTTCCTCGTCACCGCCGAGGCCCCCTTCGCCCTGGACGAGGTGCTCGCCGCCGCCCGCTCGCTCGCCACCCATCCGGAGGCGCGAACCTCGCGCTTGCCCCTGCCTTCGCGGTACATGCAGACATCCTTCCTGTTGGAGAAGTCCTCGCCATGA
- a CDS encoding IPT/TIG domain-containing protein gives MRSRTVEGSWLRRSPGPLPLAWLLVCVLSCGTRSDTPRLEKVSPESGPFGAPERLTLSGAFAPDLSVDLGSTKEPPSLENRFEVRIGPERAYGVQFVSRDSLEATAPATLPPGQHDITVTDAQGRSATLPGAFTVIDRDVQRLVFVTSIRWAHPEQWTEAIRLELRDDDGLPTPTSTPRTLSIASDSKTGLVALLGQEQTAEAELVVTLAPGESGVDLMYKDTTPGYHTLKSNSGQLDSITQTVAVGRFGPPTAVRFTRVPLSPLVAGQPVPLGVEVLDSSGGPASLPAKGLQLDLRTTSPGGGLAVDTSDAYHPTLSLTMQEAGTLSLLYKDTRSAAEVLLSVRAINQDTLTELEPHAVGIEVKPGPVRRLEVQRSGSGPLQVGIAEHFVIQALDEWGNRTHDTEEVLLKSDPFDPGFSLSSVVLEEGKAAFDAEFTRVQTVKVVATYRSVAGVTGASQEFSILGGRPTRLEVSPVQGPQRAGEPFELTIKALDRFGNPSETSMSVTLSAAGVPEGALSPTTTGIFTGSIQLPVTLTTAVEETHLELVEGTPEEPGELRTSTGGFAVRPGATRRFVVEDTPGAQKAGVPFRVRIRAVDAHGNTTRDVYTLKLGAENIDGSRVTPSTFSGFQGQADVDLTVTQSHPGTRVTVVSGDLQGQQAGTFDIHPGALVRFDVQAPDCIVERDRWKLTLRALDTWGNVVTSYTGTARLTVTPFGNISPITTQAFSAGTTTEPNVIISELAGKTPHDCLLVTATDVTDNSKSGSACISLQASCPAPVK, from the coding sequence ATGCGCTCCCGTACCGTGGAAGGCTCTTGGCTCCGGCGCTCGCCCGGCCCGCTCCCGCTCGCATGGCTCCTGGTCTGCGTGCTCTCCTGCGGCACCCGCTCCGACACGCCGCGCCTGGAGAAGGTGTCTCCCGAGAGCGGGCCCTTCGGCGCCCCCGAGCGCCTGACGCTCAGCGGTGCCTTCGCGCCGGATCTGTCGGTGGACCTGGGCTCGACGAAGGAGCCCCCCTCGCTGGAGAACCGCTTCGAGGTGCGCATCGGCCCCGAGCGCGCCTATGGCGTGCAATTCGTCTCCCGCGACTCGCTCGAGGCCACCGCTCCGGCCACCCTTCCCCCGGGCCAACACGACATCACCGTCACCGATGCCCAGGGCCGCTCCGCCACCCTGCCCGGCGCCTTCACGGTCATCGACCGGGACGTGCAGCGCCTCGTCTTCGTCACCTCGATACGCTGGGCCCACCCCGAGCAGTGGACGGAGGCCATCCGCCTCGAGCTGAGGGACGACGATGGCCTGCCCACCCCCACCTCCACCCCGCGCACCCTGAGCATCGCCAGCGACTCGAAGACCGGCCTCGTCGCCCTGTTGGGCCAGGAGCAGACGGCCGAGGCCGAGCTGGTGGTGACGCTCGCGCCCGGAGAGTCGGGGGTGGACCTCATGTACAAGGACACCACGCCGGGCTACCACACGCTCAAGTCCAACAGCGGCCAGCTCGATTCCATTACCCAGACGGTGGCGGTGGGACGGTTCGGCCCCCCCACCGCGGTGCGCTTCACCCGGGTGCCCCTCTCGCCCCTGGTGGCCGGACAGCCCGTGCCGCTCGGCGTGGAGGTGCTGGACTCCAGCGGAGGCCCGGCCTCGCTCCCGGCCAAGGGCCTCCAGCTCGACCTGCGTACCACCTCTCCCGGCGGCGGCCTGGCCGTCGACACGTCCGACGCGTACCACCCGACCCTCTCCCTCACCATGCAGGAAGCGGGGACCCTGTCCCTGCTCTACAAGGACACGCGCAGCGCGGCGGAGGTGCTCCTGTCGGTGAGGGCGATCAACCAGGACACCCTCACCGAGCTGGAGCCCCATGCGGTGGGCATCGAGGTGAAGCCCGGACCCGTCCGCCGCCTGGAGGTTCAGCGCTCCGGCTCCGGCCCCCTGCAGGTGGGCATCGCCGAGCACTTCGTCATCCAGGCGCTCGATGAGTGGGGCAACCGCACGCACGACACCGAGGAGGTGCTGCTGAAATCCGACCCCTTCGATCCGGGCTTCTCGCTGAGCAGCGTGGTGCTCGAGGAGGGCAAGGCCGCCTTCGACGCCGAGTTCACCCGGGTGCAGACGGTGAAGGTGGTGGCCACCTACCGAAGCGTGGCCGGCGTGACCGGCGCCTCGCAGGAGTTCTCCATTCTCGGAGGCCGGCCCACGCGCCTGGAGGTGTCGCCCGTGCAGGGGCCCCAGCGCGCGGGCGAGCCCTTCGAACTCACCATCAAGGCACTGGACCGCTTCGGCAACCCCTCGGAGACGTCCATGTCCGTGACGCTCTCCGCCGCCGGCGTCCCCGAGGGCGCGCTGAGCCCCACCACCACCGGCATCTTCACGGGCTCCATCCAACTCCCGGTGACACTGACCACCGCCGTGGAGGAGACCCACCTGGAGCTCGTCGAGGGCACGCCCGAGGAGCCCGGAGAGCTGCGCACCTCCACCGGAGGCTTCGCCGTGCGCCCTGGCGCCACGCGGCGCTTCGTGGTGGAGGACACGCCGGGCGCGCAGAAGGCGGGCGTGCCCTTCCGGGTGCGCATCCGCGCGGTGGACGCCCATGGCAACACCACCCGGGACGTGTACACCCTGAAGCTCGGCGCCGAGAACATCGACGGCAGCCGCGTCACGCCCTCCACCTTCAGCGGCTTCCAGGGCCAGGCCGACGTGGACCTCACCGTGACGCAGTCCCACCCCGGCACGCGGGTGACCGTCGTCTCCGGAGACCTCCAGGGGCAGCAGGCCGGCACCTTCGACATCCACCCCGGCGCCCTCGTCCGCTTCGACGTCCAGGCGCCGGACTGCATCGTGGAGAGGGACCGGTGGAAGCTCACCCTGCGGGCGCTCGACACGTGGGGCAACGTCGTCACCTCGTACACGGGGACGGCCCGGCTCACGGTGACGCCGTTCGGCAACATCTCCCCCATCACCACGCAGGCCTTCAGCGCGGGCACCACCACCGAGCCGAACGTCATCATCAGCGAGCTGGCGGGCAAGACGCCCCACGACTGTCTGCTGGTCACCGCCACCGATGTCACGGACAACAGCAAGTCGGGCTCGGCCTGCATCAGCCTGCAGGCGAGCTGCCCGGCGCCGGTGAAGTGA
- a CDS encoding caspase family protein, with translation MSVSRAFVLLGLLLAAPALAETGTVRRLALLVGVNDGGPERVRLRYAVSDAKSFDKVLGELGGVAAGDRRLLVESGRSELLTALGELRSRAEAARASGASRVEVLVYYSGHSDEEGLLLKGERLDYGELRRALNALPADVRIAVLDSCASGAFARTKGGTRRPAFLVDSGNKVRGHAILTSSSEDEASQESDRLGGSYFTHHLISGLRGAADSTRDGRVTLNEAYQFAFHETLARTEKTRGGAQHPAYDIELAGSGDLVMTDLRATSAGLYLAEALEGRLFVRDEAGNLVVELQKLPGRPTELGLAPGRYHVRRELDNRASEATFSLVEGQRTPLSPASFTSVPLEATVSRGNVGGAMGVEAALAPVEAGSPAGRPRTRLATALSVIPSLSTNTLRAPGQAVENQFALGMVNGGAAVRGAALSLLANWYDEEAHGALLSTGMNMVKGRSSGVQASSVANIALGPVDGMQATAGVNVARGDVEWGQLAGVMNVARGDVGLGQLAGGANVATGSVWGVQLSGVGNVTGGSFGGFQGSGGFNVARGEFEGFQGAGVFNVAGGAVRGAQWSAAFNRAGNVSGMQLSLLNVGGDVSGLQLGLVNVARVVRGVQFGLVNVSEEVKGVPFGLLSFEKKGQFHVEFYGSDIHLTNIGVKFGGKYVYTTLLGGIGPDDRMERFSLGLGLGVHLPLWGDRMWLDGDVAGSTMRRVRDPFGGSDNLLAQARLMLGVQLFERFALFGGPTYNVYFAFSEADRYKLTSLPVQEDRIDTSSSVQFWPGVQIGIRL, from the coding sequence ATGAGCGTTTCCAGAGCCTTCGTCCTCCTCGGCCTGCTGCTCGCCGCTCCGGCCCTCGCCGAGACGGGCACGGTGCGGCGGCTCGCGCTCCTCGTGGGCGTCAACGACGGCGGCCCCGAGCGCGTGCGCCTGCGCTACGCCGTGTCGGACGCGAAGTCCTTCGACAAGGTGCTGGGCGAGCTGGGCGGAGTCGCCGCCGGGGACCGGCGCCTGCTGGTGGAGTCGGGGCGCTCGGAGTTGCTGACGGCGCTCGGGGAGCTGCGCTCGCGCGCCGAGGCCGCCCGGGCGTCCGGGGCCTCGCGCGTGGAGGTGCTCGTCTATTACTCGGGCCACTCGGACGAGGAGGGGCTGCTGCTCAAGGGCGAGCGCCTGGACTATGGCGAGCTGCGCCGCGCCCTGAATGCCCTGCCCGCGGACGTGCGCATCGCCGTGCTGGACAGCTGCGCCTCGGGTGCCTTCGCCCGCACCAAGGGGGGCACCCGCCGGCCCGCCTTCCTCGTGGACTCGGGCAACAAGGTGCGGGGCCACGCCATCCTCACCTCCTCCAGCGAGGACGAGGCCTCGCAGGAGTCCGACAGGCTGGGCGGCTCGTACTTCACCCACCACCTGATCTCCGGCCTGCGCGGCGCGGCCGACTCCACCCGCGACGGGCGCGTCACCCTCAACGAGGCCTACCAGTTCGCCTTCCACGAGACGCTGGCCCGCACCGAGAAGACGCGCGGCGGCGCCCAGCACCCGGCCTATGACATCGAGCTGGCCGGCTCGGGGGACCTGGTGATGACGGACCTGCGGGCCACGTCGGCGGGGCTGTACCTGGCGGAGGCGCTGGAGGGCCGGCTCTTCGTGCGCGACGAGGCGGGCAACCTGGTGGTGGAGCTGCAGAAGCTGCCGGGCCGGCCCACGGAGCTGGGACTGGCGCCCGGGCGCTACCACGTGCGGCGCGAGCTGGACAACAGGGCCTCCGAGGCCACCTTCTCGCTCGTGGAGGGCCAGCGCACCCCGCTGTCTCCCGCGAGCTTCACGAGCGTGCCGCTGGAGGCCACCGTGTCACGCGGGAACGTCGGTGGGGCGATGGGTGTCGAGGCGGCCCTGGCTCCGGTGGAGGCGGGGAGTCCGGCCGGGCGGCCGCGCACGCGGCTGGCGACGGCGCTGAGCGTGATTCCGTCGCTGAGCACCAATACGCTTCGTGCACCGGGCCAGGCGGTGGAGAACCAGTTCGCGCTCGGCATGGTGAACGGGGGCGCGGCGGTGCGGGGCGCGGCGCTGTCGCTGCTGGCCAACTGGTACGACGAGGAGGCCCACGGTGCGCTGCTGTCCACGGGCATGAACATGGTGAAGGGCCGCTCGAGCGGAGTGCAGGCCTCCTCGGTGGCGAACATCGCGCTCGGCCCGGTGGATGGAATGCAGGCGACGGCGGGCGTGAACGTGGCGCGCGGGGACGTGGAGTGGGGGCAGCTGGCGGGGGTCATGAACGTGGCGCGCGGGGACGTGGGGCTGGGGCAGCTGGCGGGGGGAGCGAACGTGGCGACGGGCTCGGTGTGGGGCGTGCAGCTGTCGGGCGTCGGGAACGTGACGGGCGGGAGCTTCGGAGGCTTTCAGGGCTCGGGAGGCTTCAACGTGGCGCGGGGTGAATTCGAGGGCTTCCAGGGCGCCGGGGTCTTCAACGTGGCGGGCGGCGCGGTGCGGGGCGCGCAATGGTCGGCGGCGTTCAATCGCGCGGGCAACGTGTCGGGCATGCAGCTGTCGCTGCTGAACGTGGGCGGGGACGTGTCGGGCCTGCAGCTGGGGCTCGTCAACGTGGCCCGGGTGGTGCGGGGCGTGCAGTTCGGCCTGGTGAACGTCTCCGAGGAGGTGAAGGGCGTGCCCTTCGGACTGCTCTCCTTCGAGAAGAAGGGGCAGTTCCACGTGGAGTTCTACGGGAGCGACATCCACCTCACCAACATCGGCGTGAAGTTCGGCGGCAAGTACGTGTACACGACGCTGCTGGGCGGCATCGGGCCGGACGATCGGATGGAGCGCTTCAGCCTGGGCCTCGGGCTGGGCGTCCACCTGCCGCTGTGGGGCGATCGCATGTGGCTGGATGGGGACGTGGCGGGCAGCACGATGCGTCGAGTGAGGGACCCCTTCGGGGGCAGCGACAACCTGCTGGCCCAGGCGCGCCTGATGCTCGGGGTGCAGCTCTTCGAGCGCTTCGCCCTCTTCGGTGGGCCCACCTACAACGTCTACTTCGCCTTCAGCGAGGCGGACCGGTACAAGCTCACCTCGTTGCCGGTGCAGGAGGATCGGATCGACACCTCCTCCTCGGTGCAGTTCTGGCCCGGCGTGCAGATTGGCATCCGGCTCTGA
- a CDS encoding cobalamin B12-binding domain-containing protein has protein sequence MTTTDTLEALKDSYLSAQLAGNRREALRLLVDEGVLRGVPLPTLHLEVIQKAQWEIGRLWQENHISVAQEHMATAISQLALSHLYRHLPRDPPNGRLVMVSCVEGELHELGARMASDFLEMAGFDVRFLGASVPTEHLVREVLGSKPDLLALSVTMTYHLPALRQAMAAVREVAPMLPVAVGGLAFTWAPGVEAALGVPFFGKDARELVAAACRMFKV, from the coding sequence GTGACGACGACCGACACCCTTGAAGCGCTCAAGGACTCCTACTTGTCCGCCCAACTCGCGGGAAACCGCCGAGAGGCCCTGCGCCTCCTCGTGGACGAGGGCGTCCTCCGGGGAGTTCCCCTGCCCACCCTGCACCTGGAGGTCATCCAGAAGGCCCAGTGGGAGATCGGCCGGTTGTGGCAGGAGAACCACATCTCGGTGGCGCAGGAGCACATGGCCACCGCCATCTCCCAGCTGGCCCTGTCGCACCTCTACCGTCACCTGCCCAGGGATCCACCCAATGGCCGCCTGGTGATGGTCTCGTGCGTGGAGGGCGAGCTGCACGAGCTGGGGGCGCGCATGGCCAGTGACTTCCTGGAGATGGCGGGCTTCGACGTGCGCTTCCTCGGAGCCAGCGTCCCCACGGAGCACCTGGTGCGGGAGGTGCTCGGCTCCAAACCGGATCTCCTGGCGCTGTCTGTTACCATGACGTACCACCTCCCCGCGTTGCGTCAGGCGATGGCCGCGGTGCGCGAGGTCGCACCGATGTTGCCCGTGGCCGTGGGGGGGTTGGCCTTCACCTGGGCTCCCGGAGTGGAGGCGGCTCTCGGAGTGCCCTTCTTCGGCAAGGACGCGCGCGAGCTGGTCGCGGCGGCCTGCAGGATGTTCAAGGTGTAG
- a CDS encoding sensor histidine kinase, giving the protein MRIRSRLLLLLIAFAAVPTVATGLLAWRGAERALAASVDEQHRRTALAEAEHAATHVLSLATELEAALLHQDPTTLGPAAAQEFLTRVFLRRDRITQVGLFDAQAHLLASVFVDDPEPFARQEPQFRRHDTVTAAEVEDFQRRAAELLSRVPAGRAYTISAPYLTAVRHRPAVVVAARESGSHGGGLAAELGLEELSQRLTTGGESHERVFLLDDRGRLLLDGRAEHTPLQEDFSARLPEARGARQPGQGHYEEDGQTWLAAFSPVPELGWVAVVARPREAALAPLQALARSTFEVLGLTLLGVLVLSPLLARALARPIARLAEGARELARGNLGHRISLKRRDELGDLAHAFNDMGQALETAHRELLGFNEQLAAQVEERTRELKQTQAQLSRSQRLAAMGDLAAGMAHEMNNPLAAILGNVQLMLMDLPEEDPSRRMLNTVHNQAQRIATIVRELQLLSERQQSGRSPVDLHRVLNRVLEARGPELTQAGVRVDRHFLSGEVKVLADTQALGDVFSRLLVNALNALRDRPERTLTLATHVVDAQLVKVEMRDTGRGIPREHLERIFNPFFTTKQQWTGKGLSLAICHRVIEDHGGSISLQSDEGVGTTVTLVLPTAPTQGSLV; this is encoded by the coding sequence ATGAGAATCCGCTCCCGGCTGCTGCTGCTGCTCATCGCCTTCGCCGCGGTGCCCACCGTGGCCACGGGACTGCTGGCATGGCGGGGCGCGGAGCGGGCCCTCGCGGCGTCGGTGGACGAGCAGCACCGGCGCACCGCGCTCGCCGAGGCGGAGCATGCCGCCACCCATGTCCTCTCGCTGGCCACGGAGCTCGAGGCGGCGCTGCTCCACCAGGACCCCACCACGCTCGGCCCCGCCGCGGCCCAGGAGTTCCTCACCCGCGTCTTCCTGCGGCGAGACCGCATCACGCAGGTGGGACTCTTCGATGCCCAGGCGCACCTGCTGGCCAGCGTCTTCGTGGACGACCCGGAGCCCTTCGCGCGGCAGGAGCCGCAGTTCCGCCGCCACGACACCGTCACCGCCGCGGAGGTGGAGGACTTCCAGCGGCGGGCGGCGGAGCTGCTCTCCCGGGTGCCCGCGGGCCGCGCGTACACCATCTCCGCGCCCTACCTCACCGCCGTGCGCCACCGGCCCGCGGTGGTGGTGGCGGCGCGCGAGTCCGGCTCCCACGGCGGAGGGCTCGCCGCCGAGCTGGGCCTGGAGGAGCTCTCCCAGCGGCTGACCACCGGCGGCGAGAGCCACGAGCGCGTCTTCCTGCTGGATGACCGGGGCCGGCTGCTGCTGGATGGAAGGGCGGAGCACACGCCCCTCCAGGAGGACTTCTCCGCGAGGCTGCCGGAGGCACGGGGCGCGAGGCAGCCGGGACAGGGCCACTACGAGGAGGACGGACAAACGTGGCTGGCGGCCTTCAGCCCGGTGCCGGAGCTGGGCTGGGTGGCGGTGGTGGCCCGCCCGCGCGAGGCCGCGCTCGCTCCGCTGCAGGCCCTGGCCCGGAGTACCTTCGAGGTGCTGGGACTCACCCTGCTGGGCGTGCTGGTGCTGTCGCCTCTGCTGGCCCGCGCCCTGGCACGCCCCATCGCCCGGCTGGCCGAGGGCGCGCGCGAGCTGGCCCGGGGCAACCTCGGCCACCGCATCTCCCTCAAGCGCCGGGACGAGCTGGGAGACCTGGCGCACGCCTTCAACGACATGGGCCAGGCGCTGGAGACGGCCCACCGCGAGCTGCTGGGCTTCAACGAGCAGCTCGCGGCCCAGGTGGAGGAGCGCACCCGCGAGCTGAAGCAGACGCAGGCCCAGCTCTCGCGCAGCCAACGCCTGGCGGCCATGGGAGACCTGGCGGCCGGCATGGCCCACGAGATGAACAACCCGCTCGCCGCCATCCTGGGCAACGTGCAGCTCATGTTGATGGACCTACCGGAGGAGGACCCGTCCCGGCGGATGCTCAACACCGTCCACAACCAGGCCCAGCGCATCGCCACCATCGTCCGCGAGCTGCAGTTGCTCTCCGAGCGCCAGCAATCGGGGCGCAGCCCGGTGGACCTGCACCGGGTGCTCAACCGCGTCCTGGAGGCGCGAGGCCCGGAGCTGACCCAGGCGGGGGTGCGCGTGGACCGCCACTTCCTCTCCGGAGAGGTGAAGGTGCTCGCCGATACGCAGGCGCTGGGCGACGTCTTCAGCCGGCTGCTGGTCAACGCGCTCAACGCCCTGAGGGACAGGCCGGAGCGTACCCTCACGCTGGCCACCCACGTGGTGGACGCGCAGCTGGTGAAGGTGGAGATGCGGGACACGGGCCGGGGCATCCCCCGCGAGCACCTGGAGCGCATCTTCAACCCCTTCTTCACCACCAAGCAGCAGTGGACCGGGAAGGGCCTGTCCCTGGCCATCTGCCACCGCGTCATCGAGGACCACGGCGGCTCCATCTCCCTCCAGAGCGACGAGGGCGTGGGCACCACCGTCACGCTCGTCCTGCCCACGGCCCCCACGCAGGGCTCCCTGGTCTGA
- a CDS encoding invasin domain 3-containing protein, with the protein MMGRVVITPHVMRAARGLLGLLALPYLLLAGSAHAVPSPRLEASPRQLLSGRDTRSTLTLSGLPADARLACSTGRLLSTRRSASDTLEATFAPPRAETLAPILCAAVSPSSGALATVVLEVQRRQVLPLTGLPPLGRVEVRIGDTLYGPVRANAQGQAEVSVLLGPTHTQATVTTTEPGQPARHKALPLPVSSRPVVLLISAESSLEADGVHGVRVWTFGIDGQGAPLDTPPSFSRSGGTFEPQRVAPGVHVGTFVPLPRASPGEAVLTAQSGGGESSSVRVELRPGVKPVLTLEAVTRELLADGRSGTDVTVSVHDERGRALPGQPVRLQATRGEVAPLQDRGDGTYLARYRAPVGGGEARLDALLDGAPPASLALTLRPPPRLTLEPSTHELPADGATRLELHLTARDAKGALVPEGTEVSLSTTLGTVPASVRMREGQATVELVAGRKAGEARVEARWGEELARATVRLVPGPPARLRVRPEERAVLCDGQDSAQVHLLVEDANGNPLDGVPITLSAAGTQAEHGHFERVASLGGGEFVTRFHAPSRCEGGVATLLAAAGEARGDARLTLGSRTPRGFTVRLGAQSNLGRLVQPALELEGDVRPYAFGERLAASASLQVAHGGFSLSGESTAHESFELSGTALTTTLSAGARWLVPLGGPLSAYAGAGLDAHLVSITWRLSLDQGGAQRLLTPVLGGHARLGLTWAYGPGELVLQGRYGLARLPAGNTFQGPIGGLSTSLGYRFPL; encoded by the coding sequence ATGATGGGGCGAGTGGTCATCACACCCCATGTCATGCGCGCGGCCCGGGGGCTCCTCGGACTGCTGGCCCTGCCGTACCTCCTGCTCGCCGGCTCCGCCCACGCGGTGCCGTCTCCCCGGCTGGAGGCCTCACCACGCCAGCTCCTCTCCGGACGCGACACCCGCTCCACCCTCACCCTTTCCGGGCTGCCCGCCGACGCGCGCCTCGCGTGCAGCACGGGCCGGCTCCTCTCCACGCGGCGCTCCGCCTCCGACACGCTCGAGGCCACCTTCGCCCCGCCGCGCGCCGAGACCCTCGCGCCCATCCTCTGCGCCGCGGTGTCCCCCTCCTCGGGCGCCCTGGCCACCGTGGTGCTCGAGGTGCAGCGCCGCCAGGTGTTGCCACTCACCGGGCTCCCGCCCCTGGGCCGCGTGGAGGTCCGCATCGGAGACACCCTCTACGGCCCCGTGCGCGCCAACGCCCAGGGACAGGCCGAGGTGTCCGTGCTCCTCGGCCCCACCCACACCCAGGCCACCGTGACGACCACGGAGCCCGGCCAGCCGGCACGGCACAAGGCCCTGCCGCTCCCCGTGTCGTCCCGGCCCGTGGTGCTGCTGATCAGCGCGGAGTCCTCCCTCGAGGCAGACGGCGTGCACGGCGTGCGCGTCTGGACTTTCGGCATCGACGGTCAGGGTGCGCCGCTGGACACCCCGCCGTCCTTCTCGCGGAGCGGAGGCACCTTCGAGCCCCAGCGCGTGGCACCCGGTGTCCACGTGGGCACCTTCGTTCCCCTCCCCCGGGCCTCCCCGGGCGAGGCGGTGCTCACCGCCCAGTCGGGGGGTGGGGAGTCCTCCTCCGTCCGCGTGGAACTGAGGCCCGGCGTGAAGCCCGTGCTCACCCTGGAGGCCGTCACGCGCGAGTTGCTCGCGGATGGGCGCTCGGGCACGGACGTCACCGTGAGCGTCCATGACGAGCGGGGACGCGCGCTGCCCGGTCAACCCGTCCGGCTCCAGGCCACGCGCGGCGAGGTGGCCCCCCTGCAGGATCGCGGAGATGGCACCTATCTGGCGCGCTACCGAGCTCCCGTCGGCGGAGGAGAGGCGCGGCTCGACGCCCTCCTCGATGGCGCGCCCCCGGCCTCGCTCGCCCTGACGCTGCGCCCTCCTCCACGGCTCACCCTGGAGCCGAGCACGCACGAGCTGCCCGCGGATGGCGCGACGCGGCTCGAGCTCCACCTCACCGCCCGCGACGCGAAAGGCGCCCTCGTTCCGGAAGGGACGGAGGTGTCCCTCTCCACCACGCTCGGCACGGTGCCCGCCTCCGTGAGAATGCGCGAGGGCCAGGCCACCGTCGAGCTGGTGGCGGGCCGCAAGGCCGGCGAGGCGCGCGTCGAGGCCCGCTGGGGGGAGGAGCTCGCCCGCGCCACCGTGCGGCTCGTCCCCGGCCCCCCCGCCCGCCTGCGCGTGCGCCCCGAGGAGCGCGCGGTGCTCTGCGACGGCCAGGACAGCGCACAGGTGCACCTCCTCGTCGAGGACGCCAACGGCAACCCTCTGGACGGCGTGCCCATCACCCTGAGCGCGGCGGGCACCCAGGCCGAGCACGGACACTTCGAGCGCGTGGCGTCGCTCGGCGGGGGCGAGTTCGTCACCCGCTTCCATGCGCCCTCCCGATGCGAGGGCGGCGTGGCCACCCTGCTCGCCGCGGCCGGCGAGGCCCGGGGGGATGCCCGGCTCACCCTCGGCTCGCGCACGCCCCGGGGCTTCACCGTGCGGCTCGGCGCGCAGAGCAACCTCGGCCGGCTGGTGCAGCCCGCCCTGGAGCTGGAGGGAGACGTACGGCCCTACGCGTTCGGCGAGCGGCTCGCCGCCAGCGCCTCGCTCCAGGTGGCCCATGGAGGCTTCTCCCTGAGCGGCGAGAGCACGGCGCACGAGTCCTTCGAGCTGTCCGGCACCGCCCTCACCACCACCCTGTCCGCCGGTGCGCGTTGGCTCGTGCCCCTCGGGGGCCCGCTCTCCGCCTATGCCGGCGCCGGGCTCGACGCGCACCTCGTCAGCATCACCTGGCGCCTCAGCCTGGATCAGGGCGGCGCCCAGCGCCTGCTCACCCCCGTGCTCGGTGGGCACGCGCGGCTCGGACTCACCTGGGCGTACGGACCGGGTGAGCTCGTGCTGCAGGGGCGCTATGGCCTCGCCCGGCTCCCCGCGGGCAATACCTTCCAGGGCCCCATCGGCGGGCTCTCCACTTCACTCGGCTACCGGTTCCCGCTCTGA